Genomic DNA from Fimbriimonas ginsengisoli Gsoil 348:
TCGGCTTGGGAATAGAGATTCCGGGCTCGCTCGATCTCGAAGCGGATCAGCTCTCGAAATCGAGGCGTAGGTTCCAGATCGGCCTCAGTCACTCCAAAGCGAGCCATGTCCTCGGCGGGAAGGTAGATCCGGCCCCGGTTGTAATCTTCGCTTACGTCACGAATAAAGTTGGTGAGCTGCATTGCCTCACCGAGGGCGACCGCCGCTTCCAACATGGCCGGATTGTTCCCCGCTTCCAAGACGGAGCACATCATCAAACCGACGGCAGAAGCGCTCCCTCGCATGTAGTCGCGCAGGTCCTCGTAAGTTTCGTATCGGGAAATCGAAAGGTCCTGAGCCATCGCGTCGAGGAACCGTAGCGGCTCGTCGAGGGGCATACCGACTTCGTGCATGACGTCGCAGAAGGCTCGCAGCACCGGCTGGGTGGGGCAAACCCCGTCGAGGGCGCGGATGAGCTCGCTTCGATACGCTTCGAGACGATTCCGACGTTCGATATCGCCGCCCACCGGGTTGTCGACCCACTCATCGGGCACGCGGACAAATCCGTAGAGGGCGTTGACCCGCTCCCGGGTGCGGCGGCCGAAAAGCCGGGTCGCGAAATAGTAGGTGGTCCCGAATTTCCGGTGGAGACGCCGGCATTCGGCATGATCGTTCGGCGACGCGAACCGGCTAGGGGGTCGCGTTTCGACTGGTTCGCTCTCCATCGAACTGCCGACGTGCATTTCACTACTGGCTACGAGGTTCTTCCGACTTATATTCGCCCATCTTAACCCTCAACCGAGAAAAGCCGGGCATCTTGCTTAGCTGCATTCGCTCGTTCACATCTTTGGTTCCGGCGTGCAGCAACTGGAACCGATCGGGCGCAACCGAAAGGTCGACGGCGATCCGGTCTAGCTGCTTTGCGACGGCGAGTCGAGTGCGGCGGGACATTTCGGGCCCCTCCTCCATCGGCTCTCCAAATCGCAGGAAAGCCTCCGGCCTTTCGTGCATCGAGTGTTCGTACCGGATGCCGACCGGGATCACAACCGCATCGGGCACCTTTTTGACGAGCAGATCCAACGACTTTCCGAACGGCAACAGCTCCGGCGGGCGGTGCAGGATCCCTTCGGCGAAAAGCATCAAGCTTCTTCGGTCCCCTTTCATCAGCCGGATCGTGCGGCGGATCGTCGCCGCGCGACGGACCGGATCGTCGGATGGAAAGGGCATGCCGCCGATTTTCCCGAACAGCGGAAAGCGGTCGAACTCCTCGATCCAATCGTGAAATCCTCGGAGGCCGAGCTGCGAAAGCGCGAGATACATGACGTATCCATCGTGCCAACCGTGGTGGTTCGGCACGAAGATCGCCGGCTCTCCCACCGGCAATTGGGGAGGCTGCCAGTAGACGCCGCGAAACGTGCGGCGAACCGACCGCCGAATCATCCGATCGACCATCCGGCCGATCGCACCGTCTATCTGGGGCGCCTTAGTGGGAGACAACCCCATCCATGTACCTGATCCGATGGAATCGTCGGTCGTCGCTCGGGCTCATAATCGGGGTGATGCGGAGCCTTTTTCCTCTCGTCGCTCTTCTTGTTTTACTGGCCGCGGTCACAGGGTGTTCGAATCAAAACGACGCCGAACCGCCAAAGCTGGCCGAGCCGGCCGGAAAGCAGGCGACGAGCGTCAAACCGAATGCTCCGAGCTCCCCCGAAAAAGTGAACATGCCCCCGGTGGCGACGCCAATTGCAAGTTCCACAGACGATCGCGATGCGCTCGACAAATACAGCCAGTCGCTACACACCATTCTTCAATCGCATTCGCTGGCGGTAAAGATTTTCCGCGACGAGATGCGGAAGCAGGTCACCGACATCGACAAGAAGGGGATGAAGGCTTTCCTCGGACCATACTCCAGGTTCGATTCGTCCGTCGAACGGTCGGTCAAGAAACTCGAAGCGCTCAAGCCTCCGGCTAGCGCGCGACGGGTGCATGATGCCATTCTAAGCGCACTTGATCGTTTAAACGAAAATCTCGATTCTGCGGTCGCAGCAATTAACGAGGGGAACGACCAAGAGGTAGCGAACCTAGCCCAAGAGCGCAACACGCTCACGGACGAAGGCGCAAAAGGGGTGGACGAGGCTCTCGCTTCCGGAGGTTTTGACGCCGAAGAGTATTGGAGGAACGTCCGGCTCGTCCGAAAGAGTGACAAAGGAAAATAGCTATGACCGGCAAACTGATCGCTCTCTTCATCGCTCTTTTGACCTTCGCGCTCGCCAGCGCCAACCCTCCGGCCCCTTCCGAATACGAGAAGGCGCTCACCAAGGCGCTGAATCTTCATGACAAGGCTTCGCAGGGGTTCTATCAAGGGGTCGAAAAGGCAACGACAGAACCGGGGACGGATGGGGATTCGGCGGTGGCGAAACTGATCCCGGTCTACGAGGCTTACCGCGCGGCGACCGACGAATTGGTCGACGCGATTCTGGACGTAGTCCCTCCCAAGGAGCTTAAGAAG
This window encodes:
- a CDS encoding phytoene/squalene synthase family protein, which encodes MHVGSSMESEPVETRPPSRFASPNDHAECRRLHRKFGTTYYFATRLFGRRTRERVNALYGFVRVPDEWVDNPVGGDIERRNRLEAYRSELIRALDGVCPTQPVLRAFCDVMHEVGMPLDEPLRFLDAMAQDLSISRYETYEDLRDYMRGSASAVGLMMCSVLEAGNNPAMLEAAVALGEAMQLTNFIRDVSEDYNRGRIYLPAEDMARFGVTEADLEPTPRFRELIRFEIERARNLYSQADVGIPLLPPRARKAVRLARILYSRILDRVEANGYDVFSARARTSKLEKLSVLIVEILR
- a CDS encoding lysophospholipid acyltransferase family protein; protein product: MGLSPTKAPQIDGAIGRMVDRMIRRSVRRTFRGVYWQPPQLPVGEPAIFVPNHHGWHDGYVMYLALSQLGLRGFHDWIEEFDRFPLFGKIGGMPFPSDDPVRRAATIRRTIRLMKGDRRSLMLFAEGILHRPPELLPFGKSLDLLVKKVPDAVVIPVGIRYEHSMHERPEAFLRFGEPMEEGPEMSRRTRLAVAKQLDRIAVDLSVAPDRFQLLHAGTKDVNERMQLSKMPGFSRLRVKMGEYKSEEPRSQ